The sequence GCTTCACAGCACAACTTAACCTTTATTACCCATtccaaagtgatagaagagataGCAGCTTGGATCGCATTAGtgccataaaaaaaaagtcatttttttttttagttgtgcaATTCAATTTCTTGCAACTGATAACaatatcagtgtttttttttttttgttttttttatgtcttggGCCTTTTTGTCTGGTGGAATACAAAATCAGAGATAGGATActattttcaataaataaatacttacaaAACAATTGGGGTTATGGTGAGAAACTTGCGAGAAGAGGTGAACTGGATACCGTAGTCCATCTGCTCCCAGTGAGTGAGGAGTCGTGCTTTACCCTGATCAGGGGTCTCAAATGGAGTACCTTTTACAGTGTGCAGGAAAAGGTACATTACCTGGAGGGGTAAGTCATGCAGAAAAGGTGAACATAATTATTGTGATAGATGAGTCTAgggaaagcaataaaaaaaagcaaacaaacaaaaacatccaTTCAGTAATTATCCCAAGAAGTGGCTAAAACTAAAGTGCGATGATTCCAAATGAAAAAGTCCAACACATATATTTTACCAATCaaaaaaattgataagatcaaCTATAATTCTACACTTATGCTATCACACCTTTCTAAAACGAACATGGTTATAGAATTTGCTATGGTGATTTAGTCTAATCAATGAAGCCAATAATTATCACTTGCACACCATAAAGTTGAAGTATAAATATGTCCTGCTAGGGGTAGTTGAGAGGAAATATTTGCATTCTGTCAGAGATACCATTAATATTTCTGTGTCTAGGGAGTTTTAGTCTACGACAGCATCTACAACTTTGATTATCAACGAgcaataaaaatgtactttttaaaacGGAGGACAAACCACAATCGGAAAGCTAGAAAGTGCAATTTGGCAAAATTATGTTGagctgcaaatttaaaatgtgtggacagatttgaGATTCAGAAAAGGGGCGAATCCCAGCTCAACTGTAAATCATAGCATTAAAAATAATACTGCCCAGTATTTGGACGACACTTGCAAAAAGTGTCAgcatttccctgcatgcaaaaactaTTGCATTTGGAGCTCTTGCATCACATTATTATTTATCTAGATGCAAATATGTTTTTTCTTCTCAAGTCCAAATGAGACCCAAAGAGTCTGTTTGGCAAAAGTAGCCCCTATCATGTCCAATAATTTGGCAGATAAAAATACACTCTAGCAGAATGTACGTCTAACACCTAACTGGCATTAGATGCTTGGACTGAACAGTGTTATATTCAGTTGAAATCCGATGACAGTGGGTCTGTGAGGTGCCGACCATAGACAGAGGACTGACACAAAGGACACAAAGAACCGACAGGAAATATAAGTGCTAGAAAGTGTATAAACCTTCTGGTTTATGTTGGACATGCAACCCCAATTTTCTTTATATCATGGCAATGCTTATCTGTCAAACCATACAAAGGGCcagtgctgaaaaaaataaactaatagtACTGCACAATAACAAGGATGCATTTAGTCTAAAAATGGTGTATGCTACAggtatacttcatcatcatcaacatttatttatatagcaccagcaaattccatagcgctttacaattgggaacaaacattaataaaacaatactgggtaaaacatacagataTATACTTAGAGTGTTCTAGGAATTGGATTACGAAGACATTTaggtaaacaaaacattttattgaagccAGCGGATACACTGCAATGTGTGACTGAACAAGATAAATAGAAAGCGTactgaataaaaatattatttaattttaaaagtgtACCTGTCATCTATGCTGAGTTAAGGCAGATAATTTGTTGGCTGAACCAAAATTCAgtccatcaattcactaggagctagtgactTAACAGAAGAAACAAAAACCCTCAAGCCTCAGTTAATTGATAGACTGCATTCACATAAATATTGCTTCAGACCACAAGGTACACTTTAACCCCTTAGTGCGTAACTATACGCCCAGACATGCAGTGCAGCCTGATGTAACCCAGGCAGTGTGCTGGTTCCCGTTTTACAGCCAGGAACCATAATTAGTAGTTCTCAGTCATTTGAATGCTCCTGCACATCATTCAATATAACATGCTATGCATGCAAATAACTGCCCCATTTATTCCAGGCACCTCAGTGAGGTCATCAGCGGGATATTCATAGAGGATGGAGAATCCCTGGGTCATGCAAGACCCAGAGAGGATGTATGGACTATAGCCTTATATTAGTACATATCAACACTGACATGTAAGCTGTTATTGGATGTAAATACCTGCAAATTGTATTAAAAAAGTAGGGGAAGAAgtagaagaaaaacaaacagaatttatatacatttactacATACTTTAGTTAGCAGTCTCgaataaagaaaatattatctTGCCCTATAAATTAAGAAgtagcatatatatttataatactgCAGGGTTTCACTAAGTGTGTAAAACTGACAAGGTTAGAAACCACAGCTAAGCACATTTATTCCAAATTTTGGCAATTTTTCcatgtaaaatatacaaaataaataaatgtatatttataacaaTGAGCTACCAAACGAAAGTACAAATTATCCAAATACCTAACCCATGACCAGGGTAGACTACAGAAAAAAGGGTATTTCTGAGGAAAGTAATTTAAGGAGCAAATTTTAAAAATAGGGTCAGGTGATATGGTCCTGACATTGTTAAATATTTCAACAGACGTAAAATATTGATAACACAAAAATGGAAACAAAACtagatataattttaaaaaaccaaaaactttacACACAATTTAGGAGTTAATAAATGccaatatttgtttatatttggtCTTAAAAAAATGTAAGAGGGGAAGGGAGCATGCAGCTGTAGTCAGCCATAACAGTGTAAACTTCCCATCCATAATTCCAGTACTTTTAGAGTCCAAAGATAGAGAGCTACTCCCAAACCTTTTCCATAGTTATCTATACTTATTAAATTAGCACCAAAAGTATGTTAGAACAACTTACAAGATTGTGAATGACATTAGTCAGGGTCCAGACAACAGGAACGCTGAAGAAAGGAAAACTCAGGAGGATTATGTGAAGGAAACCCACTAGAATAATGTAGGCCAGCCATATTCCTCGGCTGTTCAACACCCGTGTGTTGGGGTTCACCTCGCTATGCGCCACCCCAACATTCATCCTAAAAGAcaatttattattgttatcattattgtTAACATGGCATGTTAAGCCGTTTGCTAAAATATAATTTCCTATTTAAAGATAAAGATTGACACTTACAGTAGAGgacaattttattaattaatcacTTTAAAGAGAAAACATGACAACGCCAACCGGCAGTATGTCATATTAGACATTTTTGAAAAGTGCAGTACTAAACCTACTTCTCCAGGCAGTAATATGCTGAGCATAGTATCAATTACACAGGAAAACATCCCATTTAAAACATGAAGAGTTTAGTCTGGATCTAACCAAAAGACTCTTTTGGTTAGATCCAGACTAAACTCTTCATCTTTTGAAAAGAGCCTATGTGATGGAAAATAAACATTCATGAGGAAGTTAATAGACAACGCATGCAATCTGGTCATGGGATCAGAGTTATTGTTTAAAGGAACCTTTGTATCTATAAATCTTTACAAGGACAATGAACATAACTATTATACAAGTATATAGCTAGCTATAACACTGCTCCTATTCAGTACAGACACAACATGAAACGCAGCGTTAGTAATTATGATCTCGCCCTGATAATACAGGTCGAACATACAACGCAGAGCGCACATCCCCAGTGTGGCCATGACTGGGAGTCTTTACTGCGACCACTTACTGGGTGCACTGCAGGAAGCAGCCATATTGCAGGATCTACGCCATCAATAAAATGCATCCCTATAAGCTAGAGCCCTGCGTAAGTTCCTCATAGCCCCTGTGTATTATAAGTATTGCGGCTGACATATGCCTATATCCCCTGCAGACCACGTCAGTGACAATCACCTGTCGCTAGGACCTCCGCCTGACACCGGTCTCCAGGAAACGCCGCCACTTCCGCTAGGCAGACAACTGTGGGCGGGGTCACGATGACGTCTATCCGCCTCTGTAAGGCGGCTTTGTCTTGTGATACAAGAGACGGCACTGGCTACGTGACGTTCATTTGATGCGCAACTCTCCTGATATGTTTCATTCGTCCATGGATTGATTACGTCACATCTCACTGATTGGCTCAGAGCCAAAACCGAATACCCAG is a genomic window of Mixophyes fleayi isolate aMixFle1 chromosome 2, aMixFle1.hap1, whole genome shotgun sequence containing:
- the ORMDL2 gene encoding ORM1-like protein 2, which codes for MNVGVAHSEVNPNTRVLNSRGIWLAYIILVGFLHIILLSFPFFSVPVVWTLTNVIHNLVMYLFLHTVKGTPFETPDQGKARLLTHWEQMDYGIQFTSSRKFLTITPIVLYILASFYTKYDAIHFLINTLSLLSVLLPKLPQFHGVRIFGINKY